The Drosophila sulfurigaster albostrigata strain 15112-1811.04 chromosome 3, ASM2355843v2, whole genome shotgun sequence genomic sequence gaaaatttaaaaagaaaataagaagtGATATTGAgaagatttaaaatttttataaggtgataaattaatatttagaatcttttaaattaaaaaatctaaGATTTAATAGATTAGAATAAGATTAAATTTGTGctctacattttaaattttaaaaagcttataatatgcaaatttagtgaattaatattaacaatattttaaatttaaaaaagattaaggatattttaaatttaaaaaaaattataaatttaatgttaagaacgtttttaattaaaaaaccgAAGATTTGATAATAGGACCATAtgaaattttaagaaatttaagagTTAATATTGAgagaatattgaaatttgaaaaaaattaagaataaatattgcaaaatttttaaatttcaaaaaaaaatatgaattaatattaagaaaatttaaaattttagaagAAAATGTATAgtaaaaaaatctataatgCGCTCCAaacaaattctaatttatttataggtCATTCTTGACTCTTATCTTCTTGTCTTGATTAGAATATCCAATTAATAAGGAACTGCTGCATCAAAGATTcgcataattttcaattaagaaCATAAATTAGCATTTAGTTTCCATTTAAGaacttaattatttacattttactttacttGAGAATTATTCAAGATCTTCATCAGCTGTCTGTCTCAATTTATTGCTGCTTTAATCTAGTCGCTCGATGCTTATCAATTGTCTTTGTTAGTTTGAAAAGAAGAATTAGCGCCTTTGTTGCTCACATACACAAAGTAACTCAGCAAAATCTCGAGTGTTTACTAAACGAGAGTTTACAGTATAAAGTTGGCACTTTTaaatactcacacacaaaagtatttgcaaGAGTCTAAAACTGTTTTTTGCCGGTTGTCTTATCAAAATTTGTGGCATGTCGCTGTGTTGGCAGCGTAAACAAAGgcagaataataaataatagcaCAATACATAGAAACATTCGCAATGGGCTTTCTTGTTGGCGCACAGTGCGTATGATTAATATGCGGCAAAACAACgctgtaataaataataaattaattgaaagtttATAGTTGGGGAAATTTTGACAGGTGAAATTGGGCTTTCAAAAATAGATTTTGTATAGAGAAAAAAGCCTAAAGCAGGGCAAACTTCATTTGCATGCGATGTCTCCCTGCAAGCATCCGGtcattaaacaattaattgaaCTATGACCAAATGCCGCCTCGTATAACTCTCgtatggtataatttaaaatgaattaaaatcacacacacacacatacacacgaaAATAaactgtgcacacacacacacagacagtaACAAGTTATCTAGATCCATGGACAAATAGgggcaaaaatattatatatgcacAATATATGGAGCGTATACCATAAactgtatatattattattattattattaagtattatCATATCATATGCGAGCATAATTAAGGCGAATGTGTTTGTTATATCTTTCACGCGTCCACAATCGAAAACCTTATAGTATAGTATTACTTAATATTTCCTATAAAGTGCTTATCGCACTtggatttaaatatttaatgaatcgAAGGTCGTCGACGTGTATAACactttagttgttttttttttgtagcacaCTTTGGGCTTGCCTCGGGGggattaaataaaagtaaagctcaacgcaactcaactgaactcaactctgAACTTTGCGTTCGCAATTTGCGAACTAATTTGATAAGGTTAATTAATAGCTTGGgccataaaaattaataactcACGTTGTGCCAGAAAAGtaaacgttgttgttgtgactggAAACGCCTTTAGctgcagcaacacacacacacactcacagtgATAAATGCGAACACTCACGCACGCGCACACACTTGCAGTGAATTGCCGTAggacaagaagaagaagacgaagaagcgcagcagcaacaacaacaaactaaacAAGACAAATTCACTTAAATGCTTACAGAGTGGGAGGAGAGAGGATTAAACGCAATTCACGCGCGCGCTTcttaactgttgttgttgttgttgttggtactTGTTCTTTCTCTTCATTTATGCtatgctgcttcttctgcttcttaaGAGCTTAGCGATCGACGCGTCGCAGCATTCactgttgttcttcttgttgttgttattgttgggtGCAaaatatcacacacacattcgcactgCGAACTTTTCGActcacgacgacgacgaagacgaagacgacgacgatgacaacgacaacaacgacgacgccgacgacGATGCCGACAACTTGACTTGGCAAAACTTCTGTAGTAACTAAATAGCAGGGGCCTACGGTATCGTATAGCACAAAACAACGGCGTATTTGGCGACAGCGGCGCAAGCACgctggcagcagcggcagcgcagCGTCTATTCGGCACAGTGGTTCACACACGGTGCGCCTGCATTCAAATGTTGCATTTGATGACAATGTgagtaaatgtaaaaaaattataatttgaaatttaaaaaaaactgtaattatttttggataagtactaaataaatgcaccGTATTGAAATGTTGCATTTAGCAACAATCTAGGAAAATGtaacaatattataattttgaatgaTTAAAAAACACTGTAATTATATTTagagaaatattaaataaatgcattgtATTGAAATGTTGCATTTAGCAACAAGCTAAGTAAAtgtaacaaaattataattttgaatcaTAAGAAAATACCACAATTATTTTAgaagaaatactaaataaatgaggattaagtttaattattagttttttaaaaGTCAATAGAAATTGTGTCCCTACAAAGGACATTGTCAATTACTAAATCGAAGAAGAAATAATGATTATGTATATTACTAATAAGGTTACTCTACTGTGGCAGGGTATTCAATCTTCGTAGTGcctagttttcatttttatcgtCAGATTTACAGCacttaaattacatttaccATACACAATGTAAAATCCAAGCAATGTTTCCAACTCAACTTTTAACCGTATGCCCTTTAACCCATtttaaaatgagaaaaaattgCTAGACTaattaaaccaattaaatatgcatatgttatCATAACGCTGAACCACTGTACGCAGCTTTTTGATTAGTTTGACGTtgacttgttgctgctgctagcgCTAACTGCGACGGCAACTGCGATGCGAGTGGTGGGTGCTATTGGGGGACTCACAACTCAGTCTCCGTGTCTGTCAGCTTCGCCTCACAACGGTCTCTGtctgctttgctctgctctgctctgtgaGCTGTGTTCTGCAGCCGGCTTTGGCGTGACTTGTTGAcgatttgttgctgttgctgttgttctctCTCTATGTTTGCCTTCGACGCTTTGCGCTGCGTTTCGGCGCTGGGCACGAACCACAGATCCgatattttccaatttgtatgcataaattcacacacaaatgcacacaAGCAGCGTGTAAAAAGGGGTGCGGAGTGAAGCGGACTGGTTGAGGGGGAGTGGGATTGGAGTGTGTGAGTCAggagacagcaacaacatcaacaacaacatgcgcTTGCCCAGAATCAATGGGTTAGGCTTGtccaagcaaagcaaaaggcaaagcgaaaactgaaaaactgaaaaccaaaaacaaaacaaaagaacccaaacaaacaaaacagcaaatgaGTGCGAGAACGAGTACTCGTCTGAGTACTCACATggacactcacactcacacactcacacttgcacaTGTGCGCATCTGGTTTAGGGCAGGCACGAGGCCTGGCGACTGCACATGTGTGGGATGAGTATTTGGGGGAAAGGGGGAAGGAGGTCATAATGATGACAACGACGGCACAGTGCGGGTGGCGTTGCCAGAGTGTCGAGGGCTGTTCAACAAGTTCCCAGACCAATATGTCGATTATATTTGGATATAATCTATGGAAATTCCCTTGAATACTATCTTGATTTTTATAGAGTTTTATAACTTGGCAATTCCACATCAAACACTGTATGCTTTCGATAAGGAAGCTTATAAAAATGTTGGGTGTAGTACATGCATGCAAATGTTAAGGTAATAAAGGAACTTTATTGTTTAAGTGAAACTATTTTTCATAGCCAATAACAATCTGTAGATATGGATATGCTACactatgaaatactttttgaagACACAGATCgtttaaataaatggaaaaattcgtgtgataataaaatttaaaatatttgacagaaatatttgcttttacaGAATTAGATACTTATTATGACAaagatatgtacatatacatataaatctATATGATACTGGATTCCGGCTCTACCAGAACCACACAACGCACCCTCGCTATTAAATGGATATTGAATATTGATATGGGAATAGTTTACTTCGACATACTAgctaattattaaaaaaaaatattcttctCATTtacgaaattcaattaaaatactcgcatgttaagtaaattaaaaatatactaatcaACATTACTTCttgtagaatatttaattattgtaaagCGGGTATATCTGGAagattattatgtatattctACATATATAATACACGCTTATTTATAGGATATGAAAGCTCTATCTGTCTAGCGATATATGctttataataaatgaataattaaacgattaaatatattttcataatattggTTTAGATATGAATTCTaaacttaaaagaaaatacttttattttctgtaaATCTATACCAtcatataataattgtaaaactGTTCTATAGACAATGTAAACTCCATCTCAGAGAATGGATAAGAAGTGAATATTATAcaagaaacaatttttaaaatatttttaatttatttatcgagtattttaatatgtaatttatcTATCAAATACGTAAACTCTATATCAGAAATGTATTGTAATAATTGAAGATTGGAATTATTaaatagatatacatattttttgaatttctaatttaaataatgccTTTTCTCTTTTGAATTTACAATTCATTTCTAAGTGCAACTATACCACTAAGTTAAGTTTAATTTACTCTTTTATCTCCAAACAATATCCCCTTAATTTCCTGCTAATTTCAGGGGTATTTACATTTGCCTGTTGCCGGCTTTGAGCGCTGTCCACTCAACCCTCTCCCCCGGTCAATTCCCTTCCGCTAGCCATACAGCAAAGTTCCAgcacatcgtcatcgtcatcgtcgtcgtcatcgtcaagCCCCAACAGGCAGCAACAGACAGCGGCAAGGGCGCATTCCCTCAGCGGCAATGTGGCAGCGCATAAGTACTCAGACAGCCACAATACGAATACACTCATATTCACTTATATGAAAGGGGCTACGGGGTCAGTTTGTGTTCTGTTCTAGAGTCTAAAGCTAAAGCGACGATAGTTATTATTGCCACAGCGAGTGctgtatagtattttttgttttgttttctgtttttcagcttttgttataattttttatggttTGTTTTCGTTTATGCACTGAAATGTGTCCCATGAACAACACATCGGATTAACAGCAGCGAGGGAGgggagaaaaacaaaagcgactAGCGAGAACATTCCAACATTATTACGTATTGTGAATACAGAGCACAATAcgagtatatgtatgttatgatGGGGGAGGTTCCCAAGCAATGCTGTAGACATGGTGAGCTCATTTGTAGTGAATAGTTGGACAGGTCTAGGTTGCCATGGAAGCTGCATTGCTGAGCCTGTCCGCTGATTGACAGCTCCAGGACAACGCAGGACTTACGAGTGGCTTGTTATGGGAAAAGCACTGTCAATTTATTTAGAAGATAAAGCAAAGTGACGAGAGATTCAGAGAGCGGGTTGAGGGAGCGAGAGAATAAGCTATACTTGGTGCttagtaaaaataaatggaaagcTAATAAATGAACATCAAACTTGAGAGAGTTGTCGAGAAATTTTCGAGAGAATCGAACTCAACAAGatattaaagattaaaaataatataaaaaaatgaaatatgaaacaGAGGTATAAGTtagacaataataaaatacgaTTTGCCATTGAGATACACacgaaatatatgtataacatatagaaaaataaattaatagtgAAATAGTTTAAAGAtgataaaacaagtaaaaatacgtacacaaaaaatagaacataaagatacaaatggttggtaaaatatttagttagaAAATATCAATAGAAAATCAATGCCAGAAAGTCACATTGATTTAAAGATGACTTAAGTATGATATAAAGATATAAAGATGAATAAGGAATAATGCAAAGGCAAAGACAATCAAGCATAGAATTAcgtattttgaaaatacttaTTAGAAATACTTGAAAAAAAGATTataatcattaattttatgattGTAGAATTTCTGTAGAATTTTGgtcttgatttaaaaataaaccttcttggttttattttaacatCATATAATCTTTATTTAAGATTCTATTCTTGATTTCAGCACTTTCTTCTTTCTGTGTAAGAAATGATTTCAAAGATTTGCTTTTTGATTTTAGCAcgatttttctttatatataagaaatgatttcaaagcaaataaagcaaagaaaataaaagttcaGCAAGTAACTTTCATTGACTTGAAGATGATACAAAAATAGATTATAAAGTCGAAGAAGCCAAATGTTAATAGAgtgaaaacaaatcaaataaatttcaacgttagataataagtaaaatattagATAAAATTCGAAGATGAAAAATCCTTAAAAgattaaaatcaaaagattAAATATTTGGTCTTACGGTTAACAAAATTGTGGCAATAATTTAGCGGCTGCCTACAAAAGTGAACGTGACAAACAACAAGCtgttaacaacaacagcgttAAGCTAAAGCTAAGCTcacctgctgttgctgctgctgctcttgttgttgttgcttgtgttgctGGCGTGTCGCCATTTTGAAGTGCTTGGCTCTTGCGTTTTAAGTATGGCGTGCCGCAGTGATGGCAAGCTTCCGCTTCCGGTATAGCTGTTGTTATAGCAGTTGGGCTGCAAGCGCACAAATTAGCCAAGCTGTTTTCTAACgtattgcagctgctgttgttgctgttgctgttgttgttacttacCTGCTGAGTGCCAATATTAAAGGACCGCGTGCACGCTGAGCCTTGAGCACATTTAATAGCTGTGCATCGCTCAAATGGACATCCTGCAGCCGCAGCGACGACTGCAAAAGGCCAAAAGGCGCATTagcgaaaaaccaaaaaaccaaaacgaatcgaaattaaatttaacttaaagCACAGT encodes the following:
- the LOC133846011 gene encoding uncharacterized protein LOC133846011; protein product: MKSRLFWPSSQSCGVACCLHTHITYFVPYSMLKFCSLRRGAKPKPEAPPLPAKRVSKSSSLRLQDVHLSDAQLLNVLKAQRARGPLILALSSPTAITTAIPEAEACHHCGTPYLKRKSQALQNGDTPATQATTTRAAAATAGELSFSLTLLLLTACCLSRSLL